One window from the genome of Tachysurus vachellii isolate PV-2020 chromosome 5, HZAU_Pvac_v1, whole genome shotgun sequence encodes:
- the LOC132846081 gene encoding receptor-type tyrosine-protein phosphatase eta-like produces the protein MKMMELLLVYFSVALHLWRFSSLASPPKVIGVTVKARSETLLTLEWTKVNNFSYILRYSNGTETPLIVSAHGSVLRSTVSSLSPGTKYAFVLYAVFRGAKQSAFNFTAVTSPSNVASVSVKARSETAITLEWSKVNNNNQYIYMVRQSNRSEAYVPMYWGGSTATYTVSLLSPGTKYNFTLYTVFGGEKSSGYNFSAATMPVNVARVNVTQRFADQLELSWNQIRSNNLSYILRDSSKSETAIAALGNGSVMTHTLSSLAPGTRYNLTLYTVFDGIRSRGLTFTSVTASLTVTGLRCERLSGGTSLALVWDAPFGQWTGVEVQMKGRNPQYLNGTRLELQNLYPAFWYHVMLKLYSGDIKSAPVSISCQTDARGVIAGVVLVLLFVVFVICLGVVNHRKTILQRRRKTQSDLHTNQTSVQGAEEGVYNVPDPAKQQSSEGKKHFGQRLCTKKKVNPIQENPYH, from the exons AGATTTTCATCCCTGGCGT CTCCTCCTAAAGTCATTGGTGTGACTGTAAAAGCTCGATCTGAGACCCTGCTAACCTTGGAGTGGACTAAAGTGAACAATTTCAGCTACATATTGAGATACAGTAATGGAACAGAAACTCCTCTTATTGTATCTGCTCATGGGTCTGTGTTAAGATCTACAgtctcctctctgtctcctgGGACCAAGTATGCCTTTGTTTTGTATGCAGTGTTTAGAGGAGCAAAGCAAAGTGCTTTCAACTTTACTGCTGTTACCA gtcctTCTAATGTCGCCAGTGTGTCTGTAAAGGCTCGTTCTGAGACTGCAATAACACTTGAGTGGAGTAAAGTGAACAACAATAATCAATACATTTACATGGTTAGGCAAAGCAACAGGTCTGAAGCATACGTTCCCATGTATTGGGGAGGATCTACAGCAACATACACCGTATCCCTTTTAAGTCCTGGAACCAAATATAACTTTACTCTTTACACAGTATTTGGTGGAGAAAAGAGCAGTGGCTACAACTTCTCAGCAGCAACCA tgcCTGTGAATGTGGCAAGAGTTAACGTAACACAGCGATTTGCAGATCAGTTAGAACTGTCTTGGAATCAAATAAGAAGCAATAATCTCAGCTACATCCTGAGAGACAGCAGCAAGTCTGAGACCGCAATTGCTGCGTTAGGGAACGGCTCTGTGATGACGCATACGCTTTCATCACTCGCTCCTGGGACCAGATACAACTTAACTCTCTATACAGTGTTTGATGGCATAAGGAGTAGAGGCCTGACCTTCACTTCAGTCACag catctCTTACTGTGACTGGTCTGCGTTGTGAGCGTCTGTCTGGAGGAACTTCTTTGGCTTTAGTTTGGGATGCTCCCTTTGGACAATGGACAGGAGTAGAAGTGCAGATGAAGGGAAGAAACCCTCAATACTTAAATGGAACAAGACTTGAACTCCAAAATCTTTATCCTGCCTTTTGGTACCATGTGATGCTGAAATTATATTCAGGAGATATAAAGAGTGCTCCAGTTTCAATCAGCTGTCAGACTGATGCAAGAG GAGTGATCGCAGGAGTCGTGTTGGTTCTTCTTTTTGTGGTCTTCGTTATTTGTCTTGGAGTTGTGAATCATAGGAAGACAATCCTGCAAAG aCGTCGAAAAACTCAGTCGGACTTGCACACCAATCAAACATCAGTTCAAGGAGCAGAGGAAGGTGTATATAATGTTCCTGATCCGGCAAAACAACAGTCATCTGAGGGCAAGAAGCACTTTGGCCAGAGACTGTGTACGAAAAAGAAAGTTAACCCTATTCAAGAAAACCCTTACCATTAG